One genomic window of Tachypleus tridentatus isolate NWPU-2018 chromosome 12, ASM421037v1, whole genome shotgun sequence includes the following:
- the LOC143234266 gene encoding uncharacterized protein LOC143234266 isoform X1, with the protein MEVVNIKVESCYDEKPDGLLDIKLEKNEDEILKISSRKADYVEERSLQTVLKFDMIKEEKEDNYGSTVKTETVFVQEKMEQPGDLLQDDIISKFSDSNDDDLDSSSCNMNMKTKTEFKEEINPVLENISDTNTSVKIHCMSECPGYHGIKQDYYTEVIKSSKPNNEICGETILNGNNIKEYNIPQCNGKTYSCITGKREFGTLDKLMQEERTQFGEKPYHCEVDVKNFERNSLLKQQDQNHTGENPYSFEVCGKQFVSSRILKLHHKIHTREKSHSCTVCGKQFRKNSELQIHQRIHTGEKPYCCTVCEKLFRTKDALKNHQRTHTCEKPYSCTVCGKQFRKNSELKIHQRIHTGEKPYSCTVCGKEFRAKYGLKSHQRTHTCEKPYSCTVCGKQFRTNSELTIHRRIHTGEKPYSCTVCGKQFRTNSELTIHQRIHSGEKPYSCTVCGKQFRTNSELTTHQRIHTGEKPYSCTVCGKQFRTYGDLKYHQAIHTGEKPYSCTVCGKQFRRNSKLTIHQRIHTGEKPYSCTVCGKQFRTNGGLKHHQRIHTC; encoded by the exons ATGGAAGTAGTAAATATAAAGGTTGAATCATGTTATGATGAGAAACCTGATGGCCTGTTGGATATCAAATTGGAGAAAAATgaagatgaaattttaaaaatatcaagta GAAAAGCTGATTATGTGGAAGAAAGATCTCTACAAACAGTTTTGAAATTTGATATGATAAAAGAGGAGAAAGAAGATAACTATGGATCAACAGTGAAAACAGAG ACTGTATTTGTTCAAGAGAAAATGGAACAGCCTGGTGACCTGTTACAAGatgatattatttcaaagttcagTGACAGTAATGATGATGATCTGGATAGTTCAAGCTGTAATATgaatatgaaaactaaaactgaatttaaagaagaaattaatCCTGTGTTAGAAAATATATCTG atACAAATACCAGTGTGAAAATCCACTGTATGAGTGAGTGTCCTGGTTATCATGGTATAAAACAAgattactatacagaagttataaAATCCTCCAAACCAAACAATGAAATATGTGGAGAAACAATTTTAAATGGAAATAACATAAAAGAATATAACATACCTCAATGTAATGGTAAAACATACAGTTGTATAACTGGCAAAAGAGAATTTGGAACATTGGATAAACTAATGCAAGAAGAGAGGACACAATTTGGAGAAAAACCATACCACTGTGAAGTTGATGTGAAAAACTTTGAGAGAAATAGTCTCTTAAAACAACAGGATCAAAATCACACTGGGGAGAATCCTTATAGTTTTGAagtttgtggaaaacaatttgtGTCAAGCAGAATCCTAAAATTGCATCACAAAATACACACCAGGGAGAAATCtcacagttgtacagtgtgtggaaaacaatttCGAAAAAATAGTGAATTacaaatacatcaaagaatacacactggggagaagcCTTACTGTTGTAcagtttgtgaaaaattatttagaACGAAAGATGCTTTAAAAAATCACCAAAGAACACACACAtgtgagaaaccttacagttgtacagtgtgtggaaaacaatttagaaaaaatagcgaattaaaaatacatcagagaatacacactggggaaaaaccttacagttgtacagtgtgtggaaaagaGTTTAGAGCAAAATATGGTTTAAAAAGTCACCAAAGAACACACACAtgtgagaaaccttacagttgtacagtgtgtggaaaacaatttagaacaaaTAGTGAGTTAACAATACATCGTAGAATACATACTGGggaaaaaccttacagttgtacagtgtgtggaaaacaatttagaacaaaTAGTGAGTTAacaatacatcaaagaatacatagtggggagaaaccttacagttgtacagtgtgtggaaaacaatttagaacaaaTAGTGAATTAACAacacatcaaagaatacacactggggagaaaccttacagttgtacagtttgtgggAAACAATTTAGAACATATGGTGATTTAAAATATCATCAAGCAATACACACTGGGGAAaagccttacagttgtacagtgtgtgggaAACAATTTAGAAGAAATAGTAAATTAacaatacatcaaagaatacacactggggagaaaccttacagttgtacagtttgtgggAAACAATTCAGAACAAATGGTGGATTAAAACatcatcaaagaatacacacttgttag